A single Musa acuminata AAA Group cultivar baxijiao chromosome BXJ2-1, Cavendish_Baxijiao_AAA, whole genome shotgun sequence DNA region contains:
- the LOC135598117 gene encoding cell division cycle 20.2, cofactor of APC complex-like isoform X1 has product MASSRSRRVEYDRFIPVRSAMDMDFARCALTMPSRPQRDGSIESPSSAAYQKLLVQCILKNRSRIFAFKSAPESPADKVCQFDEDNRPHKKQQRRIPKDPDRVLAAYDIIDDDRLNLLDWGSNNVLAIGLNDTVYIWNAANKSGTKFSRALENNSPVTSISWSPDGKVLGVAFGNSDLDLVDAATGRLLVGIQGDSHSFVCSLAWRSNAILTTGKSDGSVVDYDIRKDDRAICDYKGHRLEVCSLKWSELFGRYLASGGKDKLVHIWDARMAVANHHPCQHQLLHKISNHTSTVRALDWCPTRSNLLASGGGRNDHCIKFWNAANGVCLNSIDTGSEVCALLWDKNKSELLTSHGFPNNQLTLWNYTSMTRKAELFGHSSRVLYLAGSPLGGVVASAAEDETLKFWNVFETPKPLKPKANTMPFAQFSVIR; this is encoded by the coding sequence ATGGCTTCTTCTCGTTCCAGGCGTGTGGAGTACGACCGCTTCATCCCGGTCCGATCGGCGATGGACATGGACTTCGCGCGCTGTGCTCTAACCATGCCTTCCAGACCTCAGCGTGATGGTTCGATAGAATCCCCATCGAGTGCAGCGTACCAAAAACTTCTTGTTCAATGTATTTTGAAGAACAGATCTCGCATTTTCGCATTCAAGAGTGCACCCGAATCACCGGCCGACAAGGTGTGCCAATTTGACGAGGACAATCGACCGCACAAGAAGCAACAGAGACGAATCCCAAAAGATCCAGATAGGGTTTTGGCTGCTTATGACATCATAGATGATGATAGGTTGAATCTCctcgactggggaagcaataatgtgttggcGATTGGCCTCAATGACACAGTGTACATATGGAATGCTGCGAATAAGTCTGGTACGAAGTTTTCACGAGCCTTAGAAAACAACAGCCCTGTCACTAGCATCAGCTGGTCCCCAGACGGCAAAGTTCTCGGTGTCGCATTTGGCAATTCAGATTTAGATCTGGTTGATGCAGCAACAGGACGTCTGTTGGTTGGGATCCAAGGTGACAGCCACTCCTTTGTTTGTTCACTTGCCTGGAGAAGTAATGCAATCTTGACGACTGGGAAATCCGATGGTAGTGTTGTTGATTATGACATTAGAAAAGATGACCGGGCCATCTGTGACTATAAAGGGCATCGACTTGAagtttgtagtcttaaatggtccGAGTTGTTTGGGCGATATCTGGCAAGCGGAGGGAAGGACAAACTTGTGCACATATGGGACGCCCGCATGGCTGTTGCAAATCACCATCCGTGCCAACATCAATTGCTTCACAAGATCAGCAACCACACTTCCACTGTGAGGGCCCTTGATTGGTGCCCTACCAGGAGCAATCtgctggcttctggtggaggACGCAATGATCATTGCATTAAGTTTTGGAATGCTGCTAATGGTGTTTGCTTGAACTCAATTGATACCGGCTCTGAAGTTTGTGCATTGTTGTGGGACAAGAACAAATCTGAATTGCTGACCTCCCATGGGTTTCCAAACAATCAACTCACCCTATGGAATTACACATCCATGACGAGAAAAGCTGAGCTTTTTGGTCATTCATCTCGTGTTCTTTACTTGGCTGGGAGCCCATTGGGTGGTGTAGTAGCTTCTGCTGCAGAAGATGAGACACTCAAGTTCTGGAATGTCTTTGAGACTCCCAAACCACTAAAACCTAAAGCAAACACTATGCCCTTTGCCCAATTTAGTGTCATAAGATGA
- the LOC135598117 gene encoding cell division cycle 20.2, cofactor of APC complex-like isoform X2 — protein sequence MDMDFARCALTMPSRPQRDGSIESPSSAAYQKLLVQCILKNRSRIFAFKSAPESPADKVCQFDEDNRPHKKQQRRIPKDPDRVLAAYDIIDDDRLNLLDWGSNNVLAIGLNDTVYIWNAANKSGTKFSRALENNSPVTSISWSPDGKVLGVAFGNSDLDLVDAATGRLLVGIQGDSHSFVCSLAWRSNAILTTGKSDGSVVDYDIRKDDRAICDYKGHRLEVCSLKWSELFGRYLASGGKDKLVHIWDARMAVANHHPCQHQLLHKISNHTSTVRALDWCPTRSNLLASGGGRNDHCIKFWNAANGVCLNSIDTGSEVCALLWDKNKSELLTSHGFPNNQLTLWNYTSMTRKAELFGHSSRVLYLAGSPLGGVVASAAEDETLKFWNVFETPKPLKPKANTMPFAQFSVIR from the coding sequence ATGGACATGGACTTCGCGCGCTGTGCTCTAACCATGCCTTCCAGACCTCAGCGTGATGGTTCGATAGAATCCCCATCGAGTGCAGCGTACCAAAAACTTCTTGTTCAATGTATTTTGAAGAACAGATCTCGCATTTTCGCATTCAAGAGTGCACCCGAATCACCGGCCGACAAGGTGTGCCAATTTGACGAGGACAATCGACCGCACAAGAAGCAACAGAGACGAATCCCAAAAGATCCAGATAGGGTTTTGGCTGCTTATGACATCATAGATGATGATAGGTTGAATCTCctcgactggggaagcaataatgtgttggcGATTGGCCTCAATGACACAGTGTACATATGGAATGCTGCGAATAAGTCTGGTACGAAGTTTTCACGAGCCTTAGAAAACAACAGCCCTGTCACTAGCATCAGCTGGTCCCCAGACGGCAAAGTTCTCGGTGTCGCATTTGGCAATTCAGATTTAGATCTGGTTGATGCAGCAACAGGACGTCTGTTGGTTGGGATCCAAGGTGACAGCCACTCCTTTGTTTGTTCACTTGCCTGGAGAAGTAATGCAATCTTGACGACTGGGAAATCCGATGGTAGTGTTGTTGATTATGACATTAGAAAAGATGACCGGGCCATCTGTGACTATAAAGGGCATCGACTTGAagtttgtagtcttaaatggtccGAGTTGTTTGGGCGATATCTGGCAAGCGGAGGGAAGGACAAACTTGTGCACATATGGGACGCCCGCATGGCTGTTGCAAATCACCATCCGTGCCAACATCAATTGCTTCACAAGATCAGCAACCACACTTCCACTGTGAGGGCCCTTGATTGGTGCCCTACCAGGAGCAATCtgctggcttctggtggaggACGCAATGATCATTGCATTAAGTTTTGGAATGCTGCTAATGGTGTTTGCTTGAACTCAATTGATACCGGCTCTGAAGTTTGTGCATTGTTGTGGGACAAGAACAAATCTGAATTGCTGACCTCCCATGGGTTTCCAAACAATCAACTCACCCTATGGAATTACACATCCATGACGAGAAAAGCTGAGCTTTTTGGTCATTCATCTCGTGTTCTTTACTTGGCTGGGAGCCCATTGGGTGGTGTAGTAGCTTCTGCTGCAGAAGATGAGACACTCAAGTTCTGGAATGTCTTTGAGACTCCCAAACCACTAAAACCTAAAGCAAACACTATGCCCTTTGCCCAATTTAGTGTCATAAGATGA